The Christensenella timonensis DNA segment TCCGCTCAAATCGACATTGCCGTTTACCGCATCCGTACACGCGCCGGACGCGCGGGAATAACAGCCCGTACAGTGCAGGTTACACTGCGAAGTCACGCTCGCGATCAAAAACGGCGGGACGTGCAGTCCTGCCCGTTCCTTCCTTTCGCGCTGTTTTGCACTCCGTTTGATCTCCGGAGCGGTTTTCATCAAAAAGGCAAGGCCTTTGGGGTTGTTGAGATAAAACCTGCCTGCCGTTTTGACAAGCTGGGAGATGCCTTCGTTCATATATTGGTTTAAATTCATATATTCTCTCCGTGTGAAATATGGTAGTGTGAGGCGAATTCTTCTATGTGGCAGTCAAGCAGCCGCAATGCCTCGTCATGCTTTTCCGGCTTGGAATCGTACATCAACAAAAGCAGCAAGATCGGCCCATAAAACTGTGTTGCCGTGGCGACCGGGTCTGCTTTACGGAAGTAACCTTCCTCCATCAACCGTTCAAACAAGGACGACTGGAAGGTTATCGCCCCACTGATGAGCCATTCCTCGAACAGCTTTGCCGCTTCGTTGTTCTTATACTGCTCGATCATCAGGAGGTGGATGAATTTCTTTGCATACGCGTCATCCATAAAAAACAGGAACATTGCCTCTACCGCCTTTTTCAGCCATACCAGGTTGTTCTCCCCATACTGCTGATAGACCTGCTCGATCTCTCCCTGCGGCAATTGATAGAAGGCCACCGTTTCTTCAAAGCGCTGGTTCATACCGTCGAGAAGCGTTTTGAATATCTCCTGCTTGCTCTTATAGTGTTTGTAGAGCGAGCTGTCCTTGATCCCTACGGCATTGGCAATGTCCCTGACCGA contains these protein-coding regions:
- a CDS encoding TetR/AcrR family transcriptional regulator — protein: MEKRNTKQAILEEALNLFSVNGYDGVSVRDIANAVGIKDSSLYKHYKSKQEIFKTLLDGMNQRFEETVAFYQLPQGEIEQVYQQYGENNLVWLKKAVEAMFLFFMDDAYAKKFIHLLMIEQYKNNEAAKLFEEWLISGAITFQSSLFERLMEEGYFRKADPVATATQFYGPILLLLLMYDSKPEKHDEALRLLDCHIEEFASHYHISHGENI